Part of the Rhodococcus sp. OK302 genome is shown below.
GACCAGGTCGAGGACCTCGACTTTGAGACCCTCACCGTCCAGTTGCCACGCTTCCCGATTCCCCATTCGTCAATTCTAATCGAACAGGATTTCGATTCCTAGGGACATTTCGGACAGATTTCAAAAAAGTATTGCTCGAGAGTTGTTGAGATAAAACATTTTTCGGAAGATCAGAGGCGTCTGGCCACTATGCCGGAACCAGCTGGAGATCCCCCTACTGGGCGTCGGTTTGCGGGTGGGTGCCGGCGATACCGTCGATCAGGCGGTCGCACACCGCATATATCTGTCCAGAGCCCCTTCGGTGTCGGCCGCTCGAGACACGAAAAGTGCTGCCTCGTCGAGGGCACCCAACAGGATCACCGTTGACTCTCATACAGCCCGCACGTAACTTTCATACTGAGTGTTCGTAACTGTCGTGAGGACGGTATCCCACATGCTTCAAGTGAAGTTGAAACGAGCGACGATAGAGTATCGAGTGTTGGGTCCAGACGATTCGCCCTATCCCCCGGTGTTGTTCATTCATGGCATCCTCGTCGATCACAGGTTATGGATGGACGTTGCAGAAGGGCTTGCGCGCAAAGATTTCCGCTGCATACTCCCCAAACTTCCGCTTGGCTCCCACACGATTCCAGTCGACGACTCGGTGGATCTCACGCCCGGCACGGTCGCCGAAATGATCCACGACTTCATCGGCGCACTCGGCCTTCGCGACGTCACACTGGTGGGCAACGACACCGGCGGCGCCCTCTGCCAGCTCCTCGTGGACGCGCATCCCGACAGTGTCGGCAGCCTGGTACTGACCAACTGCGACGCGTTCGAGAAGTTCCCGCCGTTCCCGTTCAACGTCGTGTTCGCGACCATGCGTGGGCCGAGGTCGATCGGCCTCTTGTCCAAGTTGCTCAAGGTGGCAGCACTGCGCCATTCGCCGCTGGGTTACGGCTTGCTGGTCCGACGGGACGACGCGTTGACCGCATCGTGGGTCGAGCCGATAAGCACCGATTCACGAATCGCCAAAAACTTGGCGACGCTGTTGCGTGGGGTCGGAGCGATGGATCTCACCGACGTCGCCACCCGATTGCCGCGCTTCACCAAGCCGGTCACGATCGTGTGGGGAATGGCTGACCGTGCCTTTACGCCCGTGCTCGGCCGTCGGCTCGCGGCCCTGTTTCCGGACGCCGCGTTCGTCGAGGTTCCCGGTGCGAGGACATTCGTCGCGCTCGATGACCCTGCCGCCGTCATCGACGCGATCGTGACGGCGGGAGCGCGCACCTAGCGACCCGCGAGCGGCAGCGCGCCTGCGCCAGAAAGATAGGGCGGCAGGGTTCCGACGAGAGTCGCTGTGAGGGTGGTCGCCGACGGATCTGCCCGCCCCACACTGAATTTGCGTACCTCGGACGGCCCACTGACCAGAAGGTCTGCACCCACCGTGGTACTGGTGGTCGCAACACCGACGCCCGAGGATCCCTCGAATGGATCGAAGGACGCAACTTCTCGGAAGGCGACGTCTGTCGAGTGGTGATCTGGGCTCTCCAGATACATCTCGGGCGCACCATCTAGTCGTGACCCACTCGAGAAGACACGCACCGTTCCTTCGCCTCCACGCATCCCGGTCACGATGGACTTCGCTCCGCCCTCGGCACCGGCCACCCATCCCGTCGAGAGAGAAACTCCGTCCCGATAGCTCGGATCGAACGCCAAGAACTGCGACGTCATAGCCGGCCCATCCGCATGACCTGCATGTTCGTCGGCGTTTCCTCTTGCGGCTGCTGCGGCCGTGGGTTGGTACAAGTCGTAGCGGAATGTCTTCACCCACGGTTCGTCGCCCACGCCCGGCGCTGTAACGATGCTGGCCCGACCGGAATGCGCGTCGACCATTCCGGTGGCAATCGTGACGCCGCTGCTCGAACCTGGATACGGCGTAAATGACCCGAATTCCGCCGGAGTCGTCTTCTTGTCAGCGGGCAGATCAGTCGAGTATATCTTCACCTGCGATTCCATTCCCGGACCCGATCCGACAATGATGTTGTCCGCCAACGCATTACCGTCGATGTCGACGCCGCCGACGTTGACACCACCGCGGAAGTCTGCGGCGAAAGGAGCGAAGCGCGCCAACTCATCGGTGAATGGCTCGCCACTAACCGCGTTGTACGCCACCACTTCCGGAGCCACACCCGGTCCGGTTCCGACGACGAGGTCCAACACCATGTCGGCATTCACGTCGGCCATCGCGACGCTGGGTGTCCCCTCGAACGATGGGAACGGCGTCACGGTCGTGACCAACCTGTCGCCGTTGGCGTCAAAGATCTGAACTGTCGCAGGTACGCCCGGAGAACCCGGGACAGCGACCGCATACGTCGAGACTTCCGGAATCACGTTGACCGTCGCCATGAGGCCGTTGTCCTCGTGATTGAGTCGATGGCAATGGATCACAAACGTTCCGGTGTATTCAGTGAACTTGGTACGCAAGGTCACCGACGCGGGCACCAGCGCATTCTCGTTCTCATCGGTGACCGGGGCGGGCACATTGACGTTGTCGATCCCCCACGGCTGAACTCCCGTCGTTGTTCCGGCAACAGGGTCCACTACTTCCATGACTTGAAAGTCGTTGACATGAATGTGCATCGGATGCTCGTCGTTGTTGAGGTTCGTGATCTTCCATTCCTCGACGGAATTCAAACGCGGTTGGATGAGGGGAATATTGGGAAAGGTGTTGTCCGCGAATTCGTAGGTGAAAGCCTTCGGATCGCTGTTGCTGGCCTTGTCGTTGCCGAAGCCGCCCGAGACCGTCAGCGAGCGCGTCACGTCGGGGTTCATCGGTGCGGTATCCACGAACGACGTGTACGCATCTAGCGCCTGTCCGTACTGGAATGGCGTCGTCCTGCCCTCACCCTGATCTGGGGTGGCTCGAATCAACTGCTGGGTCGGGAACGTGAAAAACCCATCGGCATAACTGATCACAGACGGATCGACTGTGACGGTACCGAGTTCTGCCGGCGGATTGTCCGTGCCGTTGTTCGTGTAGAGAATCCCCGGATTGCTCACCGGTTTCGCGCCTTCGAGCGGCGGCATTTCCAGAACGAGATCCCCGGATGCCGGCATCGTGACCGCAATCGCGTATCGGGATGCCGGCGGAATAACGAGCCTGGTCCCGTCACCATCGACTGGCGGCTGGACCTGACTGAAAGGATTACCGTCTTGCCCGACAATCGCGAACTTCGGATGTGTGCCCGTTGCCGTCTCCGTCAATGTGACCGGCATATATGCGAAGTCACTGATATTTGCGAGGACCCAGATTTCAGTCTGCCCGGGCTTCAGCTTCAACGATGGCTGAAACTGCCCGTTGACTGTGTACTGCACATCGCGTTGATTGTCCGGCAACGCCGGGTCAGCTGGAACATTCGTGGAATCGCTGGAAAAGCTCTGCAGATTGCCCGGGACAAACTGATTCTGTCCACGATGATTGGCCGGCGACAGCGGTCCGCTGTACCAATTGGTGAAATACTGTGCGCCGTCAGTTGTCTCGGAGAAATTCACTGGCGCCAGGCTCGGCTGGTAGGTGCCGTCGGCAAGTTCGGTTCCCGTCGGAGGTACCAGCGTCGAAACGAACTGTGGCCAGTTCGCATCGTTGAGTTGTTGTCCCTTTCCCTTTCTGTCGAATACGAAGTTGTACTGCAGTGCCATATCGCGAATCGGTATGTCGTTGGCGGTCACTATCGGCAAATTGCCGTCGGGACGACCGATTTCGAGTAGTCCGGCCAGTCCTAGATACGTCTGCTGGGCGGTGAGGGTGTGGCGATGGCTGTGGTACCAGTACAAGCCGTTGGGCATGGACCCCGGAACCGCGTAGTCGTACACGTTCCCCTGACCCGCCGGAATGTTGAGCAACACGTTGTCGGCATTACCGTCCGGGCTGACATGGACTCCATGCGTATGCAGGTTCAGCGGCGCGGACGCCAGCGCCGGCGGATAGATCGGAACCTTCCCACCCGCCGGAGTGAACGCCGGATCGTAGAAATCTTCGATCGTCAGTCCCTGTAAATCGTTGTCGTAGTGGATGATCAATCGCTCGCCAGGGTTCACTCGGAGCGTCGGCGCCGGGTAGACGTCGCTCGCCGACGTTGTTCCGTCGGAGGCACTGCCGCGCAGAACCTCATAGCCGAAGAGCAGAAAATTCGACACCGGTCCCGACGCTGTATCGAGTGGAACTGCTCCTTGGTGGGCAGACAATCGCACCTCGAGAACACCGTCTTCGCTACTGAGTTTGACGGGTTCCTTGAAGTCGACGGGTGTGGCGTCCGATCCGTAATTCCTGCCTACGCCGGGGGCCGGATCACTGGATGTGCAGGCGGCCAACGCCACCGTCAGCGACACCACTACCACCGCGACAAGCGCCCTACCCCGCAAAGCGATCACTGGTTTCCCCGTTCCGAAGCGGCGTGAGATACGTCAGATCAACGCTCAGTAGCTTACCGAGAAAATGCCCTGAACAGGATATTTCGGATATTCAACTTCCCTTGCGCAACGGTAAGCTTGATATGCAAGTCGCCACTTGCCTATAGTGGGGTCGTGGTCAATGTCTATCGCGCTCTCGACGACGAGACGAGGCGTGTCATCCTCGACGAACTCGCCGCGAGCGACGGCCAGACTCTGTTCGAGATCTGCTCAATGCTCACGATGAGGCACAACCTCAGCCTCACCCGTCAGGCAATCTCTCAGCATCTCGGCGTCCTCGAATCGGCTGGGCTCGTCATGACCGAGCGTCGCGGACGTTCCAAGTTTCACTATTTCAATCCCGAGCCACTCGCCGAAATCACCCGCCGATGGCCCGCCAAGACAGGAACACAATGAAAATCAAACTGACAAGCCTGTTCGTCGACGACCAACGAGCAGCCCTCGCCTTCTATACGGACGTCCTCGGCTTCACGAAGCATCATGACATTCCGCTCGGCGACGACTCCTGGCTCACGGTTAAGTCACCGGAATGGCCCGATGGCCCGGAACTCCTGCTCGAACCCGCCAAGCACCCCGCCGTCAAGCCGTACCGCGATGCGCTTGCCGAAGAAGGCATTCCGCTCGCACAGTTCACAGTCGACGACGTCGAGGCCGAATATGCCCGACTGACAAATTTGGGTGTTGTATTCACTCAGCAACCGACCGATATCGGCACCGCCGTCGTAGCCGTCTTCGACGACACCTGCGGCAACCTCATCCAGCTCATTGCAATGAAGCCGGACGTGAACCCCGATCACTGATCACTCCCGATGGGTAGAACTCGGCGAACCGTGCGCTGGATACGCATGAACGAGCGCGCTCGATAGCTTCGGAACTGCATGTGTCAGTGTGTGTTCCGCACTGTGCGCAATCGCGTGCGCTTCGGCGAGCGTCGAACGAGGATCGACGTCGAGTTCTGCATCGGCATGCAATCGGTGACCGATCCACCGCATTTTCAGTCCGCGAACTCCCAGGACACCAGGCTCATGCTCCAATGCCCGTTGAGCCTCGTCAACCAACGCGGGTTCTACGCCGTCCATCAGGCGTCGGAACACATCGCGCGCCGCCGAACGCAGAACAGCCACGATGGCAACCGTGATAACGAGGCCGATAATCGGATCCGCCAACGGAAACCCGAGGGCAACTCCCCCAGCACCCAGCAGAACAGCCAGTGAAGTGAACCCGTCGGTGCGAGCATGTAATCCGTCGGCAATCAGTGCAGCAGAACCGATCTGCCGCCCGACCCGGATCCGGTACAGCGCCACCAACTCGTTACCGATGAAGCCGATCAATCCGGCTGCCGCAACCCACCCCAGGTGCTCGATCTCCACAGGATTGATCAATCGCCGAACCGCTTCAACGCCCGCGACCAACGCAGAAATCGCGATCATGACAAGCACAAACAGTCCGGCCAAATCCTCGGCACGGCCGAAGCCGTAGGTGTAACGACGCGTCGCCGCTCGCGTTCCCAGCGCAAATGCAATCCACAGCGGTATGGCTGTCAATGCGTCGGAAAAGTTGTGAATAGTGTCCGCCAACAACGCCACCGAACCCGAGATCGTCACGATCGCGACTTGCGCGACCGCCGTGACACTCAGAACGACAAGGCTGATCTTGACGGCTCGAATGCCGATCTCACTCGATTCGAGTGCGTCGTCAACACTGTCAGTCGCGTCGTGACTGTGCGGCGAGAAGACCTCACGAATCGCGGATCGAAAGCCTCTCGACGAGTGTCCATGTGCGTGGCCATGACCGTGCATCGTCCTGGCCTCATGCGTCATGACGCACCAACCTCTCCGGTGGCCTCCGGCGACCTTTCCGGATGGATTTTGCGGAGTTCACCGGCGTTGCGATGATGCCCCGGCAGTCCGGGCCCGGCATGCTCTGCATTGAAGACTGCATCTGTAACCAGTTGGCGCACATGATCATTCTCGAGACGGTAGAATACCGTCGTACCTTCACGGCGAGTGCGAACCAATCGCGCCATACGCAGTTTTGCCAAATGTTGTGACACTGACGGCGCCGGCTTGCCAACGCGCTCGGCAAGGTCGTTGACGGACCGTTCCGTGTCGACCAATGCCCACAGAATTTGGACACGAGTTGCGTCGGCGAGCATCCGAAAGACCTCGACCACCAGATCGACCTGATCTTCGGGGAGCTTTCGACGGCAAACACTACTATCTGCGTTCATACGTAGATAGTAGATGACGAATGCCGACAATTGCGAGCACACAAAGTCGAAACGTATGCCAAGCTAGCGGTACCGAAAGCCAGCCACCAGTATCAAATGGACGCAAACGGCCTGAGCAGGAGACGACGATGAGTACTGACGACTGGAACGCCGACATCATTGCCACTTTCAGAGCTAACGAAGGACAAGTGGGTGGGCCGTTCGAAGGCGCACCCATGGTGTTGGTCCATCACCGGGGCCGCAAGTCCGGGCGCGAGTTCATCAGCCCGATGATGTATATGGCCGACGAACAGGATTCCGACACCATCTACGTTTTTGCATCTAAAGCTGGAGCCCCCACCAACCCCGACTGGTACTACAACCTCGTTGCTGCGGGCCAGGCCGAGATTGAAGTCGGAACTGAAAAGTACCCGGTATCGGTGCGCGAAGTTACCGGCGACAAACGCGAGAAAATCTTCAACCTGCAGGCAAGTCTGTACCCAGGCTTCGCCGAATACGCTGCGAAGACTGCCGGCATCCGCACGATTCCGGTATTAGCTCTTCGCCGCGCTTGACTACCGGTCCAGCCATTGCCAGGCCGGCACCGTTTCCATTCGGAAACGGTGATCGGTCTCGACTATTGAAAGACCGATCACCGAATTGACGACGCTCCCGTATGTGCCCTTGCATGGCGCCCGAGCAACACATACCCCAGCCAGGATCCGACAACGACAGCCGCAGCCACGCCCTGAACAATCGGCTCGATACTCACCGGATAAAAGACTCCGGTGATGTAGTGCGCGATAAATCCGGTGGATGGCAATTCGGAGATGCCGGCCATCCGGCGCGCCCAATTCTCCAGATTTGTGAGTGGGCAGTCGTATCCGATCACCAGCGACCCAGCACCCCAGGCCACCGCCGCGAGGTGAATTGCAATGGTACGACGCCACTTCCAGGCAAGAAATCCGCCGAACACCACGTACAGCACAAACCCGAAGTGAACGAACACCGTCGCCATTTCGATGACTCGATACACCATCGTCGTCTCCGCTCGGGACGCGGAAATCCCGCAACAATCCGGACTATCCCGATGCTAGTCCGCTCAACCATTCCTTACGCGGTGTAGGCGGCAGTAGTTCGAGCGGCCGCGGCGCGCGCTTCTTCGGGATCATCGCCGGAGTTGATGGCAGCTTGGGCCCACAGATCACTGCTGGTAGCCATAAATGCTTTTGCTTGGCTACTCGCCGACCACTCCGGCGTCTCGATGGGAGTGTTAATTCCCAGTTCGACATGACGCGCCAAGCCAAGCAGCCCCAGATCCCAGCCCACCCCGACTGCACCCGGCCCGTATTCGGTCCACCGATCCAGATCAACATCAGCCACATGAGTGAAGTCGAAGAGTGTTCCACCACTTGCAGTTTCGGACAACTCGATGGTCACATAGCTCACATCCCCGCCATACTCCCAGGTGATACCAAGCATGCGAGGGGCTTCACAGACCAGAATTTCGCCACCGGCATTACCGTCGAGCTGATAGCGACCGCCTGGTCGCGCTTCTCCCGAAACAGCCATGAACCACAGCGGGATACGATCCAATTCTGCGATCGCAGACCACACCGTAGCGATCGGTGCCGTCAGCGCTCGCGACATACCGAGCGATCGAGTCTTGCCTACATCACCACCGAGCGCACTCAGCGTTCGAGCAACCAGTGACAGGGAGTCAACTTCGTTGTCGGCCATAACGCTCCCGCAGTGTCGGAAAGTTGTCCGCCCAATCGTTGGACAGTGACCTGCTCACCGTCAAGTGCCGCCCTATTCAGCAGCGAGCAGCACGTCGGTATCGAAACAGCTGTGCGTGCCGGTGTGGCAGGCCGCGCCTTCCTGATCGACGATGAGCAGGATCGAATCCCCGTCGCAGTCCAGACGTACTTCATGGACGTACTGGGTGTGGCCCGACGTTTCACCCTTGACCCAGTACTGCTGACGCGAACGCGAGTAGTACGTTCCCTTGCGTGTTTCCAGAGTCCGTGCGAGCGCTTCGTCGTCCATCCACGCAACCATCAGAACATCTCCGGTGGACTTTTCCTGCGCGACCGCGCTGAACAGTCCGGCATCGTTTCGCTTCAGCTTCGCTGCAATTGCGGGATCAAGACTCATAGGACGTTTATACCTGCCGAACGCACCACATACAGCATTTGCATGGTCGCACGACCCGGCAATCGGAGTGAGGTGCAGGTGCGCGAGTTCCCTACTCATCGCCTCGAGTTGACCGAGTTCAAGTGGCGATTAAGAAGCGGACCCAAGATTGCGAGGCCCTGAGGACTCGTCATCTGCTCATGTCTGGTTGAAACTCGATACTCGAGTACATCACCGGTAATTCGATCCTTCCACCTCGCTGCGCCGGACTCAGCATCAAAACCTTGCTCTTCACCGGAATCTGTTGTTGCACTGAAGAAAAGAAGCTCAGAGACATCCAGCAACGACGGCTGGTGCGCGAGAGCCCCATCGACGAGATCGCAGTACTGTCGGTACAACGTCTCGAGATGAGCCGCCGTCAGTGACGCAAACAGTCCACCCTTGTGGCGCAACAACTCCGCCGCCTGTTCCGCCGCCACCTCTTCACCGGCTTCGAAAGTATCCACGGCACCGAACTCGGCGACCAACCCGGCGATCGTGGGCGTTTCGGCAACGGGCCCAGTTTCGTCCATCAAGCGACTGTCCATCATGGCGAGTGTCGCCACGTCATCACCCTCACGTACGAGCTGAACCGCCATCGCATGCGCAATCTGACCCCCCACCGAATAACCGAGCAGGTGATAGGGCCCGTGCGGCTGTACGGACCTGATTTCGCTGACGTAGCGTTCGGCAAGTTCGTCGAGCGAGGTGTAGTGCAGCCCGGGATCGGTCAGTGCCGGTGATTGGATTCCGTAGATCGGTCGGTCGTTGTCGACGTAGTGCACCAATCCGCTGAAACACCAAGCCAGACCGATTGCCGGGTGAATACAGAAGAGTGGATTTCGGTTCCCGTTGGCACGCAACGGAAGCAGTACCGCAAGTGCGGAGTCGGCCTCAGCCGGCTCAGCACCGCGTGTAGCGATCCGGTGAGTCAGAGACTCGGGTGTCGAATGCGTCAATATCCACTGGACCGGAACATCGACGGAAATCGATTCATGCAGCCGCGCAGCCACACTCGCCGCCATCAACGAGTTCCCGCCGAGGGCAAAGAAGTTGTCGTCTGCACCAACTCGCGATGTCCCGAGTTCGGCGGCGAACGCGGCTGCCACAGCAGATTCGGTACCCTCGCTCGGTTCCCGGAACTCTGCTCGGCCCGCTTCGAAGTCCGGCGTCGGCAACGCAGCGCGATCGATCTTTCCGTTGACCGTGAGCGGCATTGCATCGAGCACCATGACCGTCGCCGGCAGCATCTGCGGAGCCAACCGCTCGCCCACGAAGGAGAGGACCTCCGTCGAGTCCAGGGCCACGCCGGGCCGAGGAGTCACGTAGCCGACCAATCGATCGCCACTCCTCTCATCGCTGCGAACCGCAGCGACAGCCCTGGTCACGCCCTTGCACGCCAAGAGTGCCGATTCAACCTCGCCAAGCTCGATACGAGAACCACGAACCTTCACCTGTAAGTCGGAACGACCGACATAGTCCAGCGCCAAACCATGACCCGGGCGCCGCAACCACCGGACAACATCGCCCGTCCGATACATTCGTCGACCCGAGCTGCCAAATGGATCAGCGACAAACCGCGACGCCGTCAACCCCATCCGATTGCGGTATCCGCGTGCCAAACACGGACCCT
Proteins encoded:
- a CDS encoding ArsR/SmtB family transcription factor — translated: MNADSSVCRRKLPEDQVDLVVEVFRMLADATRVQILWALVDTERSVNDLAERVGKPAPSVSQHLAKLRMARLVRTRREGTTVFYRLENDHVRQLVTDAVFNAEHAGPGLPGHHRNAGELRKIHPERSPEATGEVGAS
- a CDS encoding DUF2784 domain-containing protein, whose product is MVYRVIEMATVFVHFGFVLYVVFGGFLAWKWRRTIAIHLAAVAWGAGSLVIGYDCPLTNLENWARRMAGISELPSTGFIAHYITGVFYPVSIEPIVQGVAAAVVVGSWLGYVLLGRHARAHTGASSIR
- a CDS encoding multicopper oxidase family protein, yielding MIALRGRALVAVVVVSLTVALAACTSSDPAPGVGRNYGSDATPVDFKEPVKLSSEDGVLEVRLSAHQGAVPLDTASGPVSNFLLFGYEVLRGSASDGTTSASDVYPAPTLRVNPGERLIIHYDNDLQGLTIEDFYDPAFTPAGGKVPIYPPALASAPLNLHTHGVHVSPDGNADNVLLNIPAGQGNVYDYAVPGSMPNGLYWYHSHRHTLTAQQTYLGLAGLLEIGRPDGNLPIVTANDIPIRDMALQYNFVFDRKGKGQQLNDANWPQFVSTLVPPTGTELADGTYQPSLAPVNFSETTDGAQYFTNWYSGPLSPANHRGQNQFVPGNLQSFSSDSTNVPADPALPDNQRDVQYTVNGQFQPSLKLKPGQTEIWVLANISDFAYMPVTLTETATGTHPKFAIVGQDGNPFSQVQPPVDGDGTRLVIPPASRYAIAVTMPASGDLVLEMPPLEGAKPVSNPGILYTNNGTDNPPAELGTVTVDPSVISYADGFFTFPTQQLIRATPDQGEGRTTPFQYGQALDAYTSFVDTAPMNPDVTRSLTVSGGFGNDKASNSDPKAFTYEFADNTFPNIPLIQPRLNSVEEWKITNLNNDEHPMHIHVNDFQVMEVVDPVAGTTTGVQPWGIDNVNVPAPVTDENENALVPASVTLRTKFTEYTGTFVIHCHRLNHEDNGLMATVNVIPEVSTYAVAVPGSPGVPATVQIFDANGDRLVTTVTPFPSFEGTPSVAMADVNADMVLDLVVGTGPGVAPEVVAYNAVSGEPFTDELARFAPFAADFRGGVNVGGVDIDGNALADNIIVGSGPGMESQVKIYSTDLPADKKTTPAEFGSFTPYPGSSSGVTIATGMVDAHSGRASIVTAPGVGDEPWVKTFRYDLYQPTAAAAARGNADEHAGHADGPAMTSQFLAFDPSYRDGVSLSTGWVAGAEGGAKSIVTGMRGGEGTVRVFSSGSRLDGAPEMYLESPDHHSTDVAFREVASFDPFEGSSGVGVATTSTTVGADLLVSGPSEVRKFSVGRADPSATTLTATLVGTLPPYLSGAGALPLAGR
- a CDS encoding SRPBCC family protein, which gives rise to MADNEVDSLSLVARTLSALGGDVGKTRSLGMSRALTAPIATVWSAIAELDRIPLWFMAVSGEARPGGRYQLDGNAGGEILVCEAPRMLGITWEYGGDVSYVTIELSETASGGTLFDFTHVADVDLDRWTEYGPGAVGVGWDLGLLGLARHVELGINTPIETPEWSASSQAKAFMATSSDLWAQAAINSGDDPEEARAAAARTTAAYTA
- the hisI gene encoding phosphoribosyl-AMP cyclohydrolase, which gives rise to MSLDPAIAAKLKRNDAGLFSAVAQEKSTGDVLMVAWMDDEALARTLETRKGTYYSRSRQQYWVKGETSGHTQYVHEVRLDCDGDSILLIVDQEGAACHTGTHSCFDTDVLLAAE
- a CDS encoding cation diffusion facilitator family transporter, whose amino-acid sequence is MTHEARTMHGHGHAHGHSSRGFRSAIREVFSPHSHDATDSVDDALESSEIGIRAVKISLVVLSVTAVAQVAIVTISGSVALLADTIHNFSDALTAIPLWIAFALGTRAATRRYTYGFGRAEDLAGLFVLVMIAISALVAGVEAVRRLINPVEIEHLGWVAAAGLIGFIGNELVALYRIRVGRQIGSAALIADGLHARTDGFTSLAVLLGAGGVALGFPLADPIIGLVITVAIVAVLRSAARDVFRRLMDGVEPALVDEAQRALEHEPGVLGVRGLKMRWIGHRLHADAELDVDPRSTLAEAHAIAHSAEHTLTHAVPKLSSALVHAYPAHGSPSSTHRE
- a CDS encoding alpha/beta fold hydrolase, yielding MLQVKLKRATIEYRVLGPDDSPYPPVLFIHGILVDHRLWMDVAEGLARKDFRCILPKLPLGSHTIPVDDSVDLTPGTVAEMIHDFIGALGLRDVTLVGNDTGGALCQLLVDAHPDSVGSLVLTNCDAFEKFPPFPFNVVFATMRGPRSIGLLSKLLKVAALRHSPLGYGLLVRRDDALTASWVEPISTDSRIAKNLATLLRGVGAMDLTDVATRLPRFTKPVTIVWGMADRAFTPVLGRRLAALFPDAAFVEVPGARTFVALDDPAAVIDAIVTAGART
- a CDS encoding VOC family protein, which codes for MKIKLTSLFVDDQRAALAFYTDVLGFTKHHDIPLGDDSWLTVKSPEWPDGPELLLEPAKHPAVKPYRDALAEEGIPLAQFTVDDVEAEYARLTNLGVVFTQQPTDIGTAVVAVFDDTCGNLIQLIAMKPDVNPDH
- a CDS encoding nitroreductase/quinone reductase family protein, giving the protein MSTDDWNADIIATFRANEGQVGGPFEGAPMVLVHHRGRKSGREFISPMMYMADEQDSDTIYVFASKAGAPTNPDWYYNLVAAGQAEIEVGTEKYPVSVREVTGDKREKIFNLQASLYPGFAEYAAKTAGIRTIPVLALRRA
- a CDS encoding ArsR/SmtB family transcription factor, coding for MVNVYRALDDETRRVILDELAASDGQTLFEICSMLTMRHNLSLTRQAISQHLGVLESAGLVMTERRGRSKFHYFNPEPLAEITRRWPAKTGTQ